In Desulfosediminicola ganghwensis, a single window of DNA contains:
- a CDS encoding vWA domain-containing protein, with protein MFIQFFYTLREVGIPVSPTAFLLFHRAMHSGLVNSVEDFYTAARTILVKSEKYFDLYDRVFAYTFSGVELKTPEEDEFELLASGLLQEWLQNPKELAQSLGLDEKKLSSMSQDELLEYFKERLRDQEGRHDGGSKWIGTGGTSPVGHSGYHPGGLRVGGTSGNKSAVKVAGERRYRDYATDGPLTRHTIGEALKRLRHLVPQGAKDRLNVEETIYRTVKNGGEIEMIFDRRVVDRLKIILAIDNGGWSMEPHVEIVQTLFSYARAQFKELKTYYFHNTIYDCLWKDPARRKEPVSIDSMVSLDPDTRLIVVGDASMAPYELMSQDGSIYAFERSGKPSVEGLKYMTELFNHAIWFNPIPESHWPYTHTIKVIKNIFPMYELSLEGLEQGVKELMQP; from the coding sequence GTGTTTATCCAATTCTTCTATACCTTGCGGGAGGTTGGCATCCCAGTCAGCCCCACCGCCTTTCTGCTGTTTCATCGCGCCATGCACAGTGGCCTGGTGAATTCGGTGGAAGACTTTTATACAGCCGCCCGCACCATTTTGGTGAAAAGCGAAAAGTATTTTGATCTCTATGACCGGGTTTTTGCCTACACCTTTTCAGGGGTTGAACTGAAAACGCCGGAAGAGGATGAGTTTGAGTTGCTGGCTTCGGGTTTGTTGCAGGAGTGGCTGCAAAATCCGAAGGAATTGGCTCAATCACTCGGGCTCGATGAGAAAAAGCTGAGTAGTATGAGCCAGGATGAACTGCTTGAATATTTCAAGGAGCGACTGCGTGATCAGGAAGGGCGGCACGATGGTGGCTCGAAATGGATCGGCACCGGCGGCACCTCGCCGGTCGGTCACTCGGGCTATCACCCTGGAGGTTTACGGGTGGGTGGCACATCGGGCAATAAGTCGGCTGTCAAGGTGGCCGGCGAACGCAGGTACCGTGATTACGCAACTGATGGTCCACTCACCAGGCACACGATCGGTGAAGCGCTGAAGCGTTTGCGGCATCTGGTTCCCCAGGGAGCGAAGGACCGGCTCAACGTAGAGGAAACCATCTATAGAACGGTAAAAAATGGCGGAGAGATCGAGATGATCTTTGACCGAAGAGTGGTTGATCGGTTAAAAATTATTCTGGCCATTGATAATGGTGGCTGGTCCATGGAGCCCCATGTTGAGATTGTACAGACGCTTTTCTCCTACGCGCGGGCTCAGTTCAAGGAACTGAAGACGTATTATTTTCATAACACTATCTACGACTGCCTCTGGAAGGACCCCGCTCGGAGAAAAGAGCCGGTTTCCATCGACAGTATGGTTTCGCTGGACCCTGATACCCGCCTGATTGTAGTTGGCGACGCCTCCATGGCGCCTTATGAGCTTATGTCCCAGGATGGTTCTATCTATGCCTTTGAGCGCAGCGGTAAACCCAGTGTGGAAGGGCTGAAATATATGACCGAGCTCTTCAACCACGCGATCTGGTTCAACCCGATCCCTGAAAGTCACTGGCCGTATACGCACACAATCAAGGTGATTAAAAATATTTTCCCCATGTATGAGCTTTCGCTGGAAGGGCTGGAGCAGGGCGTGAAAGAGTTGATGCAACCGTAG
- a CDS encoding AAA family ATPase: MNVNRFSGAANYVLDEELAKIVNISMALEMPLLLKGEPGTGKTMLAHAIAASLEMELIILNVKSSMKLIEALYQYDTLTRLNDSRFGDSSRNVSNISDYIKMGKIGQAFTVDSRCVLLIDEVDKAETEFQDDMLDVLDQMQFDIMETDEVVQARHRPVVIITSNAKKDLSDPFLGRCNFHHIAFPEPKMMRKILRAHFPDLNRKLADNAIQTFYDLREIDGVEKKPATRELINWIRALQADPDFAQGDRLTKEIPYLGVLFKKSGDYERSANMVMKKRFFR; this comes from the coding sequence ATGAATGTGAATCGTTTCAGTGGTGCCGCCAATTATGTCCTGGATGAAGAGCTTGCAAAGATTGTTAATATTTCAATGGCCCTGGAGATGCCGTTATTGTTGAAAGGCGAACCGGGTACCGGCAAGACCATGTTGGCTCATGCAATTGCGGCATCCCTTGAGATGGAATTGATTATTTTGAATGTCAAATCGAGCATGAAACTGATCGAGGCGCTGTATCAATATGATACCCTGACTCGACTCAATGACAGCCGCTTCGGTGACTCCAGCCGTAATGTCAGTAACATCTCAGACTATATAAAGATGGGCAAGATCGGGCAGGCTTTCACGGTTGACTCTCGCTGTGTACTGCTGATTGATGAAGTCGACAAGGCTGAGACGGAGTTTCAGGATGATATGCTCGATGTGCTCGACCAGATGCAGTTTGATATCATGGAGACGGATGAGGTGGTCCAGGCACGACACCGGCCTGTGGTCATCATCACTTCAAATGCCAAAAAGGATCTTTCCGACCCTTTTCTCGGGCGTTGTAATTTTCATCATATCGCTTTCCCGGAACCGAAAATGATGAGGAAAATTCTTCGCGCCCATTTCCCGGATTTGAACAGGAAGCTGGCCGATAATGCCATTCAGACCTTTTATGATCTGCGTGAAATCGACGGGGTAGAGAAAAAGCCTGCCACCAGGGAGTTGATCAACTGGATTCGAGCCTTGCAGGCTGACCCTGATTTTGCCCAGGGCGATAGGTTGACCAAGGAGATTCCCTATCTGGGAGTGCTTTTTAAAAAGAGCGGTGACTATGAGCGCTCGGCCAACATGGTGATGAAGAAGCGATTTTTCCGTTAA
- a CDS encoding outer membrane protein assembly factor BamE — MKIYPLIGFDDIQFGYTRTQVQDILGDPSFSEIIEFPDGGSTDSWIYEDSGIELNFDSEEKFRLTRITFSSENAQFEGVCVIGKSEKELLQKFPQLFLDESADEFGKSYEYPEKEASFWFVDGKVANFTLFVPFDDSGKNIIWPK, encoded by the coding sequence ATGAAAATATACCCACTCATAGGATTTGATGATATTCAATTTGGTTATACCAGGACTCAAGTACAAGACATTTTGGGCGATCCATCATTTTCTGAAATTATAGAATTTCCTGATGGAGGTTCTACCGATAGCTGGATTTACGAGGATTCAGGAATAGAGCTTAACTTTGATTCTGAAGAAAAGTTCAGATTAACAAGAATAACCTTTTCGTCAGAAAATGCTCAATTCGAGGGTGTCTGCGTCATAGGCAAAAGCGAAAAAGAATTATTGCAGAAGTTCCCTCAATTATTCTTGGACGAGTCTGCTGATGAATTCGGAAAGAGCTATGAGTATCCCGAGAAAGAGGCATCATTCTGGTTTGTGGATGGGAAAGTGGCAAATTTCACCTTATTTGTTCCATTTGATGATTCCGGTAAAAATATAATTTGGCCCAAATGA
- a CDS encoding LacI family DNA-binding transcriptional regulator, translated as MDVTIVDISRLAGVSLATVSRVINTPEKVSPGTRQKVLKIMEEHNYIYNSLAGGLANKNTRTLGIIIPTITNPVFALATNGFQKAAVSKGYSVLLGSTEYSAAQEYHLIQLFIGKQVDGIVFTGRPMHSQSIEYLRQRNIPLIITWEKITDEEISYVTFDNALAARKAVDHLIALGHRRIAFISGKFEASGRSERRWKGYKESLQQAHIAYDDDLVVLTEFTVMAGKTAATQLLQLDMPPTAIFCTTDLLAYGAMASVQDKGKKVGPEVSIIGFDDLEMSGVMNPPLSSIRIPALQMGEIAAKTLIDNISDKTKSAVKHILDSKLIVRKSVAPPCG; from the coding sequence ATGGACGTAACCATTGTCGATATCTCCAGGCTGGCAGGAGTGAGCCTGGCCACGGTGTCACGGGTGATTAACACCCCTGAAAAAGTCTCCCCTGGCACACGGCAAAAAGTGTTGAAGATAATGGAGGAGCATAATTACATCTATAATTCTCTGGCGGGAGGGCTGGCAAACAAGAATACCCGTACTTTGGGGATCATAATTCCGACCATTACCAATCCGGTCTTTGCTTTGGCAACAAACGGCTTCCAAAAAGCCGCTGTGAGCAAAGGATACTCGGTATTACTCGGCAGCACTGAATATTCAGCAGCCCAGGAATACCATTTAATACAACTTTTCATTGGAAAACAAGTTGATGGCATAGTTTTCACTGGAAGACCAATGCATAGTCAATCCATCGAGTACCTGAGACAGAGAAACATCCCCCTCATCATTACCTGGGAAAAAATTACAGACGAAGAGATATCTTATGTGACTTTCGATAATGCCCTTGCTGCCAGAAAAGCTGTTGACCACCTTATCGCTTTGGGACATCGGCGTATTGCATTTATTTCCGGAAAATTTGAGGCAAGTGGCAGGTCAGAAAGACGCTGGAAGGGTTATAAGGAAAGTCTGCAGCAGGCCCATATTGCCTATGATGATGATCTGGTTGTACTGACAGAATTTACCGTAATGGCCGGAAAAACTGCCGCGACCCAGCTCCTTCAGCTCGATATGCCACCAACTGCCATTTTCTGCACCACCGACCTGCTGGCCTATGGTGCCATGGCCTCGGTCCAGGATAAGGGCAAAAAAGTCGGTCCGGAGGTCAGCATAATCGGATTTGACGACCTCGAAATGTCAGGTGTGATGAACCCACCGTTGAGCTCCATCAGGATACCGGCCTTACAGATGGGGGAGATTGCCGCCAAGACACTGATCGACAATATCTCCGATAAAACCAAAAGTGCTGTAAAACACATCCTGGATTCAAAGCTGATTGTCAGAAAATCAGTCGCACCTCCATGCGGATAA
- a CDS encoding sigma 54-interacting transcriptional regulator: protein MKWNAETRYKLILEINNSIAARKSREGLFKSLSKELHKHFSYDRLSINVYDHDKKAIEYFASAVGVQPGGHVNDRARSLDQSAIARIVISSGQPAIFDDLTQYSDISSIRYLVEAGLRTTLAYPLIVREKILGTLHFSYMEKPPAFTELTELLDALSRQIAIAVDNMLAYTALRQTNQHLQKEKEYLLTHSHDYQVDGFYYGSQRMKEVVETIEQVANTDETILLTGETGTGKDFLARLIHEKSHRKNHLLVKTNCPGLTTSLFESELFGHVKGSFTGADKQRLGRFELADKGTIFLDEIGELPLGLQAKLLQVLQEKRFERVGESSSTPVDARIVAATNKDLFQCVQDGEFRQDLFYRLDTLTIKVPALRERAEDIPILLKSITASEAERMHKAPPVFTDEVFALLSGYSWPGNIRELKNMVKRLIILQPGKRVSAHDIERMFLMSTSAPARSTQLVTRDQAEKENIIRVLKVTKGMVGGKKGAANLLDMPRSTLVYRLKKLGINPEYYRYAVVD, encoded by the coding sequence ATGAAATGGAATGCAGAGACCCGCTATAAGCTGATCCTTGAAATCAACAACTCCATTGCTGCCCGCAAGAGTCGGGAAGGGCTATTTAAATCCCTCTCCAAAGAGTTGCATAAACATTTCAGCTACGACCGTCTGTCCATTAATGTCTACGATCATGACAAAAAGGCCATTGAATATTTTGCCAGTGCGGTGGGAGTTCAACCCGGTGGTCATGTTAATGATCGAGCGCGATCGCTCGACCAGAGCGCGATAGCACGAATTGTTATCTCGTCCGGTCAACCGGCAATTTTTGACGACTTGACCCAATATTCAGATATCAGCTCAATCCGTTACCTGGTAGAGGCGGGCCTCAGGACTACTCTTGCTTATCCGTTAATTGTCAGGGAAAAAATTCTCGGCACACTCCATTTCAGCTATATGGAGAAGCCACCTGCGTTTACGGAATTGACCGAGTTACTTGATGCCTTGTCCAGGCAGATTGCCATTGCGGTGGACAATATGCTGGCTTATACGGCGCTTAGGCAGACCAATCAGCATCTGCAGAAAGAAAAGGAATATCTGTTGACTCACAGCCACGATTATCAGGTCGACGGCTTTTACTACGGTTCCCAGCGAATGAAAGAGGTTGTTGAGACAATAGAACAAGTTGCAAATACTGATGAAACGATCTTACTTACAGGTGAGACTGGTACCGGTAAGGATTTCCTGGCACGTCTCATCCATGAAAAAAGTCATCGAAAAAATCATCTTCTCGTTAAAACCAATTGTCCCGGACTGACTACTTCACTATTTGAAAGCGAGTTGTTTGGTCATGTCAAAGGCTCGTTCACCGGAGCGGACAAACAGAGGTTGGGTCGCTTTGAACTTGCAGACAAGGGCACAATATTTCTGGATGAGATTGGGGAGTTGCCTCTGGGCTTGCAGGCAAAGTTACTGCAGGTTCTACAGGAAAAAAGATTCGAAAGGGTAGGGGAGAGTTCTTCAACACCGGTGGATGCCAGGATCGTAGCGGCAACCAATAAGGATCTCTTTCAGTGTGTGCAGGATGGCGAGTTCCGACAAGATCTGTTTTACCGCCTTGATACCTTGACCATTAAAGTGCCTGCGTTACGCGAAAGAGCTGAAGACATACCGATTCTGTTGAAAAGTATTACCGCCAGTGAAGCTGAGCGAATGCATAAGGCTCCACCGGTTTTTACTGACGAGGTTTTCGCCCTGCTCAGCGGGTACTCCTGGCCGGGCAATATCAGGGAGCTGAAGAATATGGTCAAGCGCCTCATCATCCTCCAGCCCGGCAAGCGTGTCAGTGCCCACGATATCGAGCGAATGTTTCTGATGAGTACCAGTGCACCTGCCCGGTCGACGCAACTGGTAACCAGAGATCAGGCGGAAAAGGAAAATATAATCAGAGTGCTGAAAGTTACGAAGGGCATGGTCGGTGGCAAAAAAGGTGCTGCGAACCTGCTCGATATGCCTCGGTCGACGCTGGTATACCGCCTCAAGAAACTAGGGATAAATCCTGAATATTACAGGTATGCGGTAGTTGATTGA
- the larA gene encoding nickel-dependent lactate racemase codes for MDIELKYGTGKIELHVPEMVEVTILEPQARTPVASVQEALQNALAAIQPCHPSFMQHRNKEFSAAIAIPDETRALPTSEILAGLYDWLLSSIPYLQPGRITIVIGGGLQSQDAQTDISKLVPAHIISNCKIIRHNASKSQVADYGRTSNGTPVYLNQAFASGDYKIVVGQIEPHQIAGFTDSMSGMVIGCSNAATIEHNHSLMFDDNARVGLLHGNPVREDLDEAGRLIDVDFAVDVVLAPNKEVVEILAGPPADNLAKGAKIAADLYGVTLDEKFDIVVAGCGGYPNDISLYTAQKGLHLASQAVKPGGHIFLVTALPQGDGKDIYFDYVSQFTTPEEVLADFRKQEFNMEAPKAYLFGRTFCEFDVAVYSNLDKGILKKCHLRAANPSQVIAEWLESYTDTKKIGVITDAGTTYFRT; via the coding sequence ATGGACATTGAACTCAAATACGGCACCGGGAAAATTGAATTACACGTACCAGAGATGGTAGAAGTGACGATTCTGGAACCACAGGCAAGAACTCCTGTAGCCTCAGTTCAGGAGGCGTTGCAGAATGCTCTGGCCGCAATTCAACCGTGCCATCCCTCTTTTATGCAACACCGCAATAAAGAGTTCAGTGCCGCAATTGCAATCCCTGACGAGACCCGGGCATTACCAACGTCGGAAATACTTGCCGGCCTGTATGACTGGCTTCTCAGCTCTATTCCTTATTTACAGCCTGGGCGGATTACCATCGTTATAGGCGGTGGCCTGCAGTCGCAAGACGCGCAGACCGATATAAGCAAACTCGTTCCGGCTCATATCATCAGCAATTGTAAAATCATTCGCCATAATGCAAGCAAGAGCCAGGTCGCCGACTATGGGCGCACCTCAAACGGCACTCCTGTCTATCTCAACCAGGCGTTTGCATCCGGAGATTATAAAATCGTTGTGGGTCAAATAGAACCACATCAGATTGCCGGCTTTACCGATAGTATGTCAGGCATGGTCATCGGATGCAGCAATGCGGCCACCATTGAGCATAATCACAGCCTGATGTTCGACGATAACGCCCGGGTTGGTCTCCTACACGGCAATCCTGTGCGTGAAGATCTGGATGAAGCGGGACGCTTGATCGATGTTGATTTCGCAGTCGATGTTGTTCTGGCCCCCAACAAAGAAGTCGTTGAAATATTGGCGGGACCACCAGCAGACAATCTGGCCAAAGGGGCGAAAATCGCGGCGGATCTATATGGCGTCACTCTTGATGAGAAATTCGATATTGTTGTTGCAGGTTGCGGCGGGTACCCGAATGACATCAGTCTTTACACTGCACAAAAGGGCTTGCATCTCGCCTCCCAGGCAGTCAAGCCCGGTGGACATATCTTTCTGGTAACAGCGTTACCCCAAGGAGACGGCAAGGATATCTATTTTGATTACGTCTCTCAGTTCACAACTCCCGAAGAGGTATTGGCCGATTTCCGCAAGCAGGAATTCAATATGGAAGCGCCCAAGGCCTATCTCTTTGGAAGGACCTTTTGCGAATTTGATGTGGCAGTTTACTCAAATCTCGACAAGGGAATCCTGAAAAAATGCCACCTGCGGGCCGCCAATCCATCGCAGGTTATCGCAGAGTGGCTTGAAAGCTATACGGACACCAAAAAAATTGGCGTAATCACCGACGCCGGGACAACCTATTTTCGCACCTAA
- a CDS encoding TRAP transporter substrate-binding protein, with protein sequence MSEKKLTDGPKSVERRRFMEITAKAGFTAAVVAMGAGVLGSKEASAQVVNEEKERQKTAKYTMNVATAYRLGASRTYPIMQLDFKENIQNATNGQVYVKLAPGGQLGAGSALVQKVQAGTIQAAQHSIANFAPFAPAADVINIPYWCGENQKFINLVTSDAWKQELDPKIEAKGFKALWYVCIDPRTVAVRQGIDGPIRTPDQLRGIKFRVPGSKILQQFYQLIGANPTPVAWGETSSAIKQGVADALDPSVEALLVFGFKEILSSVTFNAAVPDSQVFSCNLKWLRSLPIDVQEGIEFASEITSRQNLAKVPAARNYAMAEMAKAGVDFYVPTEDEIEQWVAKAGAQLPAWDAIKKELVGSLANFDKLQEAANSYNNFYVHDI encoded by the coding sequence ATGAGTGAGAAAAAGCTAACCGATGGTCCAAAGTCAGTAGAACGCCGCCGTTTCATGGAAATTACTGCTAAAGCTGGTTTTACCGCCGCAGTTGTTGCCATGGGAGCAGGTGTACTCGGTTCCAAAGAGGCCTCTGCTCAGGTTGTCAATGAGGAGAAAGAGCGCCAGAAGACGGCAAAGTACACCATGAATGTGGCCACAGCCTATAGACTCGGCGCGTCACGGACATACCCGATTATGCAGCTCGACTTCAAGGAAAACATCCAGAATGCCACCAACGGTCAGGTCTACGTGAAACTGGCTCCGGGCGGGCAGCTGGGTGCAGGCAGCGCGCTGGTCCAGAAGGTTCAGGCGGGCACCATCCAGGCCGCGCAACACTCCATTGCCAACTTCGCTCCTTTTGCCCCGGCAGCGGACGTTATCAACATCCCTTACTGGTGTGGCGAGAACCAGAAGTTTATAAATCTCGTTACCTCTGATGCCTGGAAACAGGAATTGGATCCTAAAATTGAAGCAAAGGGGTTCAAGGCACTCTGGTATGTATGTATCGATCCACGCACCGTTGCCGTTCGCCAGGGCATCGACGGCCCGATCAGAACCCCGGACCAGCTGCGCGGTATCAAATTTCGGGTACCAGGTTCCAAAATCCTGCAGCAGTTCTATCAACTTATTGGCGCCAACCCCACCCCGGTCGCCTGGGGAGAAACCTCGTCTGCCATCAAGCAGGGTGTAGCAGATGCCCTCGACCCATCTGTTGAGGCATTGCTGGTATTCGGTTTTAAGGAAATCCTTTCAAGCGTTACCTTCAACGCTGCAGTACCTGATTCCCAGGTCTTTTCCTGTAACCTGAAATGGCTGAGGAGCCTGCCAATCGATGTTCAGGAAGGTATCGAATTCGCCTCAGAGATTACCAGCAGGCAGAACCTGGCCAAGGTGCCCGCGGCACGTAACTATGCCATGGCCGAGATGGCCAAAGCCGGTGTCGACTTCTATGTACCCACCGAGGATGAGATTGAGCAATGGGTTGCCAAGGCTGGTGCCCAGTTGCCTGCCTGGGATGCAATCAAGAAGGAACTGGTCGGCTCACTGGCCAATTTCGATAAATTGCAGGAAGCAGCGAATTCCTATAACAACTTCTACGTTCACGACATTTAA